Below is a window of Terriglobia bacterium DNA.
GGGATCGCCTCGGCCAGAGCCTCGGGACGGAAAGCCTTCAGGTCGCCGATCGCGACGTCGACGATCCGCGGCTCCGCGGCGCTCCCCAGGCGGTCCGGAACGTCGACGAGAGCGTGAAGATCGAATCCTTTGAGCACCTCGTCGAACGACCCGCGATCGACGGGAACCCGCCGACGGCGCTCGGTCGATTGCCCGGTCCTGGGATCCCGGGGCGTCAACTCCGCGAATACCACGACCTTGAGCGGCATGTCCGGGAGCGATTCTCCGCTGGCGCCGAACCCCGCCTCGACGTGCTTTACGCCACCTTTCCCGTGGTCTTGGTTCATGGGTCCCTCTCCGCCCGCGCGGCGCCGTCCGACGTGCCTCGCGGATCGACGGTCGGCCGGAAAATCGTCGCGCCGCCGCGGTCATCTTACACGGGGAAGAGCGCGCCAGGGCCACCTTTCTGAGGATGGGGCGGGGCCGGGGCAGGCCGGCGGGCTGGGGCCGCGCTCAGCGCAAGAGGGAGCGCCGAGCGGACTCCGCGTCCGGGTACAGCGGGATCACCTGCAGTAGCATGGTCGTCGAGAGCAGGGCCTGCACCCTAGGCGACGCCCCCGCCAGCACGAGCTTCCCAGAAACCCTCGTCACCGAGACGTACACCGACGCCACCGCGCCGAGGCCGGCGGAGTCGATCCGCTCCAGCTTCGCGAGGTCGAGGACGAGACGGGGCGATCCCCGAGCCTCGATTTCGTGAATCGCGTCCAGGAGGACTTTCGTCGAACCGTCGCCGCACAGGCTTCCAGCGAGGGCCACGGAGACCACCCCGTCCGCTTCGCGAACGTCGCGGATCGGGGACGTTCC
It encodes the following:
- a CDS encoding STAS domain-containing protein; this translates as MTQEGTSPIRDVREADGVVSVALAGSLCGDGSTKVLLDAIHEIEARGSPRLVLDLAKLERIDSAGLGAVASVYVSVTRVSGKLVLAGASPRVQALLSTTMLLQVIPLYPDAESARRSLLR